The following coding sequences are from one bacterium window:
- a CDS encoding DNA mismatch repair protein MutT, whose translation MEQEIHETISFVIRRPDDPTVILTVLRPPDDADLPDAWGLPAGRVRPGESWEDAVRRAGREKLGVELEVGRELNRGSTPRPGYLLEMRLYEATITRGEPRVPQRADGSTQYRAWRWARAETLRPAAERGSLCCRLCLEVTPSGS comes from the coding sequence ATGGAACAGGAGATCCACGAAACGATTTCGTTCGTCATCCGGCGACCCGACGACCCCACCGTGATCCTCACCGTCCTGCGCCCGCCGGACGACGCCGACCTGCCGGATGCCTGGGGGCTCCCCGCCGGCCGCGTGCGGCCAGGGGAGAGCTGGGAAGACGCCGTGCGCCGCGCAGGGAGGGAGAAACTCGGCGTCGAGCTCGAGGTGGGCCGCGAGCTGAACCGGGGCAGCACCCCTCGCCCCGGCTACCTCCTCGAGATGCGCCTCTACGAGGCGACCATCACCCGGGGCGAGCCGCGGGTGCCCCAGCGGGCCGACGGCTCGACCCAGTACCGCGCCTGGCGCTGGGCCCGTGCCGAGACGCTCCGGCCCGCCGCGGAGCGCGGCTCCCTCTGCTGCCGCCTCTGCCTCGAGGTCACACCTTCCGGATCCTGA
- a CDS encoding cysteine methyltransferase, translating into MTEFSARVYDLVRRIPPGKVVSYGAVAAMLGRPRAARAVGTALAALPDGTDVPWWRVISATGEISIRRTDHLPARQRALLRAEGVRFGRRGRVDWRRYGWSPEEPDAGEGAGPG; encoded by the coding sequence ATGACCGAGTTCAGTGCCCGTGTCTACGACCTCGTACGACGCATCCCGCCGGGCAAGGTCGTGAGCTACGGCGCGGTGGCCGCCATGCTGGGGCGACCCCGGGCGGCCCGCGCCGTCGGCACGGCCCTCGCCGCTCTGCCGGATGGCACCGATGTGCCGTGGTGGCGCGTGATCAGCGCGACGGGCGAGATCTCGATCCGCCGGACCGATCACCTGCCCGCGCGGCAGCGCGCCCTGCTCCGGGCCGAGGGGGTCCGCTTCGGCCGGCGCGGCCGCGTGGACTGGCGGCGCTACGGCTGGAGCCCCGAGGAGCCGGACGCAGGCGAAGGCGCGGGCCCGGGCTGA
- a CDS encoding tRNA 4-thiouridine(8) synthase ThiI codes for MTEQTTTNTIREPERLILLRLAAELAIKSRRTRTGFQRRLLANIRDALRSTGAPFRVEGTWGRVWVRTASAEAQTVLSRVFGVSSLSPVDVVVPANMDAIVSAGEAAFRERVQGKTFAVRARRTGRHPFSSHDIQVQLGAALNRYAEVDLDEPDVTVYVEVRDGEAYLFTDWIPGAGGLPVGVEGNAVALISGGYDSAVAAWLLLKRGVALDYVFCNLGGDAYERAVVQVAKVLADDWSFGTRPRLHVIPFGAVVDEMRAKSKASYWQVVLKRLMYRAATRVGMELDAQAIVTGEAVGQVSSQTLVNLRAIEPAADLPVFRPLLGFDKEEIIARAKEIGTAALSEQVKEYCAIAPGHPVTAARVEAVAAEEAKLDLSVLDRAIAERKVLDLRSLRPTDLVAPYLFTTDIPAGARVFDCRTESQYRAWHLPGAEHRDEYDLLQRFNELDRDQTYVLYCQHGIQTAYIAEKMQRAGYEAYSFKGGVRGVMKWAEERGLLPKGLV; via the coding sequence ATGACCGAACAGACGACCACGAATACGATCCGCGAGCCCGAGCGGCTCATCCTCCTCCGCCTCGCCGCGGAGCTGGCCATCAAGTCGAGGCGCACCCGTACCGGCTTCCAGCGCCGGCTGCTCGCCAACATCCGGGACGCGCTGCGCAGCACCGGCGCGCCGTTCCGCGTGGAGGGCACGTGGGGGCGCGTGTGGGTGCGCACGGCGTCCGCCGAGGCGCAGACCGTGCTCTCGCGCGTCTTCGGCGTGAGCTCGCTCTCGCCCGTCGACGTCGTCGTTCCCGCGAACATGGACGCGATCGTCTCCGCGGGCGAAGCCGCGTTCCGGGAGCGCGTGCAGGGGAAGACGTTCGCCGTGCGTGCACGCCGCACCGGCCGGCACCCGTTCTCGTCGCACGACATCCAGGTCCAGCTCGGCGCCGCGCTCAACCGCTACGCCGAAGTGGACCTCGATGAGCCGGACGTCACCGTCTACGTCGAGGTCCGCGACGGCGAAGCGTATCTCTTCACCGACTGGATCCCCGGTGCCGGCGGGCTGCCGGTGGGCGTCGAGGGCAACGCCGTCGCGCTCATCTCGGGCGGCTACGACTCGGCCGTCGCCGCGTGGCTGCTGCTCAAACGCGGCGTTGCGCTGGACTACGTCTTCTGCAACCTCGGCGGCGACGCCTACGAGCGCGCCGTCGTGCAGGTCGCCAAGGTGCTCGCGGACGACTGGAGCTTCGGCACACGGCCGCGGCTCCACGTCATCCCGTTCGGCGCGGTGGTGGACGAGATGCGGGCCAAGTCCAAGGCGAGCTACTGGCAGGTCGTGCTCAAGCGGCTGATGTACCGCGCCGCGACGCGGGTGGGCATGGAGCTGGACGCGCAGGCCATCGTCACGGGCGAGGCCGTGGGCCAGGTCTCGTCCCAGACGCTGGTCAACCTGCGCGCCATCGAGCCGGCCGCCGACTTGCCCGTCTTCCGCCCGCTGCTCGGCTTCGACAAGGAAGAGATCATCGCTCGCGCGAAGGAGATCGGGACCGCGGCGTTGTCCGAGCAGGTGAAGGAGTACTGCGCCATCGCGCCGGGCCATCCCGTGACGGCTGCCCGCGTGGAAGCCGTCGCCGCGGAGGAGGCGAAGCTCGACCTCTCCGTGCTCGACCGGGCGATCGCCGAGCGCAAGGTGCTGGATCTCCGGTCCCTGCGTCCGACGGACCTCGTCGCCCCCTACCTGTTCACCACGGACATCCCGGCGGGCGCGCGCGTGTTCGACTGCCGGACGGAGTCGCAGTACCGGGCATGGCACCTGCCCGGGGCGGAGCACCGTGACGAGTACGACCTGCTCCAGCGGTTCAACGAGCTGGACCGCGACCAGACCTACGTGCTGTACTGCCAGCACGGCATCCAGACGGCGTACATCGCGGAGAAGATGCAGCGTGCGGGCTACGAGGCGTACTCGTTCAAGGGCGGGGTGCGTGGCGTGATGAAGTGGGCGGAGGAGCGGGGGCTGCTGCCGAAGGGGCTGGTCTGA
- a CDS encoding sulfurylase small subunit, translating into MDEANVYRAIVNAAGSGRPAVLATVVRARGSTPRSAGSKMLIDPDNGLIGTIGGGCGEAEVLEAAREVARTGEPRLIRVELTDPVDSWSPAVCGGVMEVFLERVTGGAAATTL; encoded by the coding sequence ATGGATGAGGCGAACGTCTACCGCGCGATCGTGAACGCGGCGGGGTCGGGCCGGCCCGCCGTGCTGGCGACGGTCGTGCGCGCCCGCGGCTCCACCCCACGCAGCGCGGGCAGTAAGATGCTCATCGACCCGGACAACGGCCTGATCGGCACCATCGGCGGCGGCTGCGGCGAGGCCGAGGTGCTGGAGGCGGCGCGGGAGGTGGCGCGCACCGGCGAGCCGCGGCTCATCCGCGTCGAGCTGACCGACCCCGTCGACTCCTGGAGCCCCGCCGTGTGCGGCGGCGTGATGGAGGTGTTCCTCGAGCGCGTGACGGGCGGCGCAGCGGCGACAACCCTCTGA
- a CDS encoding NAD(P)H-quinone oxidoreductase has translation MRAVVITAPGGLEVLELRDVPTPEPGIGQIRVRVYASGLNRADLLQRRGRYPAPPGWPEDIPGLEYAGIVDAVGPGVRLWKPGDRVMGLVGGGGCAEAVVVHEREAIAVPAALSLDEAAAVPEAFITAHDALFTRLGLGPGEAVLVHAVGSGVGTAALQLAKAAGARVVGTSRRAWKLEKATALGLDLGVDASREDFAEAALAFTGGAGVDAVLDLVGGAYLAGNLRALASGGRLAFVGTVAGSRAELDLRVVMTKRLRLVGTTLRARPLEEKIQATRAFAHHALPLFEQRRILPVVDRVLPAGEVREAHRLLEEDAVFGKLVLRWAEESRPAS, from the coding sequence ATGCGCGCCGTCGTCATCACCGCCCCCGGCGGGCTGGAGGTGCTCGAGCTGCGGGACGTGCCGACCCCCGAGCCGGGGATCGGGCAGATCCGCGTGCGGGTGTACGCGTCCGGCCTCAACCGCGCCGACCTGCTGCAGCGTCGTGGCCGCTACCCTGCACCGCCGGGATGGCCGGAGGACATCCCGGGGCTCGAGTACGCGGGCATCGTGGACGCGGTCGGCCCCGGCGTGCGGCTCTGGAAGCCAGGGGACCGGGTGATGGGGCTGGTCGGCGGCGGCGGGTGCGCGGAGGCCGTCGTGGTGCACGAGCGGGAGGCGATCGCCGTGCCGGCGGCGCTCTCGCTGGATGAGGCCGCCGCCGTCCCCGAGGCGTTCATCACCGCGCACGACGCGTTGTTCACCCGCCTCGGGCTCGGCCCTGGCGAAGCCGTGCTGGTGCACGCGGTCGGGAGCGGCGTGGGCACGGCCGCGCTGCAGCTCGCGAAGGCCGCGGGCGCGCGCGTCGTCGGCACCTCACGACGCGCGTGGAAGCTGGAGAAGGCGACGGCGCTCGGCCTCGATCTCGGTGTGGACGCCAGCCGCGAGGACTTCGCCGAGGCTGCGCTCGCGTTCACCGGCGGAGCCGGAGTCGATGCCGTTCTCGACCTCGTCGGCGGCGCGTACCTCGCCGGCAACCTGCGCGCGCTGGCGAGCGGCGGGCGCCTCGCGTTCGTCGGCACGGTCGCCGGCTCGCGGGCGGAGCTGGACCTGCGGGTCGTCATGACCAAGCGACTGCGTCTCGTCGGCACGACGCTGCGGGCGCGGCCTCTGGAGGAGAAGATCCAGGCGACGCGCGCGTTCGCGCACCACGCGTTGCCGCTGTTCGAGCAGCGGCGGATCCTGCCCGTGGTGGACCGCGTGCTGCCCGCAGGGGAGGTGCGGGAGGCGCACCGGCTCTTGGAAGAGGACGCGGTGTTCGGCAAGCTCGTCCTGCGCTGGGCGGAAGAGAGTCGGCCGGCGTCGTGA
- a CDS encoding short-chain dehydrogenase has translation MGRPIRDQAIVITGATSGIGLATALAAARRGARLALAARNAAELDRAAARVRAEGGEAVVVPTDVTDHPQVEALARAAVDAFGRINTWINNAAVAVYGTFMDVPLTDFRRVFDVDFMGQVHGARAALPHLEASGGTLICVGSVIGQRGVPLMGPYCAAKHALEGWLDALRVELAHAGSRVRVALVRPSAVNTPLYQKARSYIGVEARPVRPVYAPELIADAIIAIAESERPPRDRTIGLGMLLGAADHISPRITDLFNAVYLYDRHWTPRPKRPDSPHDLYTPLPADGGVRGRWTHEEKRRSVLTDVVARSRPSILLPLAATLLWLAARLAR, from the coding sequence ATGGGTCGACCGATCCGTGACCAGGCCATCGTCATCACCGGCGCGACCAGCGGCATCGGCCTCGCCACGGCTCTCGCCGCGGCGCGGCGCGGCGCACGCCTCGCACTCGCCGCGCGCAACGCCGCGGAGCTCGATCGCGCTGCGGCTCGCGTGCGCGCGGAGGGAGGCGAGGCCGTCGTCGTACCGACGGATGTGACGGACCATCCGCAGGTGGAGGCGCTCGCGCGCGCCGCCGTGGACGCGTTCGGCCGCATCAACACCTGGATCAACAACGCCGCCGTCGCCGTGTACGGCACGTTCATGGACGTGCCGCTCACGGACTTCCGTCGCGTATTCGATGTGGACTTCATGGGCCAGGTGCACGGCGCCCGCGCCGCGCTTCCTCACCTCGAGGCCAGTGGAGGCACACTGATCTGCGTGGGCAGCGTCATCGGCCAACGCGGCGTGCCCCTCATGGGGCCGTACTGCGCGGCGAAACACGCGCTCGAGGGCTGGCTCGACGCACTCCGTGTGGAGCTCGCGCACGCCGGCTCGCGCGTGCGCGTGGCGTTGGTCCGGCCTTCCGCCGTGAACACGCCGCTGTACCAGAAAGCGCGCTCGTACATCGGCGTCGAGGCGCGGCCGGTCCGGCCGGTCTATGCGCCGGAGCTGATCGCGGATGCCATCATCGCCATCGCAGAGAGCGAGCGCCCACCCCGCGATCGCACCATCGGCCTCGGCATGCTGCTCGGCGCTGCGGACCACATCAGCCCGCGGATCACCGACCTGTTCAACGCGGTGTACCTCTACGACCGGCACTGGACTCCGCGGCCGAAGCGGCCCGACTCGCCCCACGACCTCTACACGCCGCTGCCCGCGGACGGCGGCGTGCGCGGGCGCTGGACGCACGAAGAGAAGCGACGCAGCGTACTCACCGACGTCGTCGCGCGATCCAGGCCCTCGATCCTGCTCCCGCTCGCGGCCACGTTGTTGTGGCTGGCCGCGCGGCTCGCCCGCTGA
- a CDS encoding molybdopterin-guanine dinucleotide biosynthesis protein A: MTTPRLAPVHGILLAAGRSSRMGRSKPLLTLGGETLIERGVRVLIEGGCAGVIAVVRAGDDAAARLARAAGASVVVNGDPHAQQVDSLRLALRALPDDAAAAAVLPVDVPFVQPPTIAGLLAAFRAATALIVRPTHRGEPGHPTLFARALFAELAARGLPHGARTVVEAHATETLDIEVEDAGVTQDLDTPEDLARYGDVRWTTS, encoded by the coding sequence ATGACGACGCCTCGCCTCGCCCCCGTCCACGGCATCCTCCTCGCCGCCGGGCGCTCCTCGCGTATGGGCCGCTCCAAGCCGCTGCTCACGCTCGGCGGTGAGACGCTCATCGAGCGAGGAGTCCGGGTGCTGATCGAGGGCGGCTGCGCCGGCGTCATCGCCGTCGTGCGTGCGGGGGACGACGCGGCGGCACGCCTGGCGCGTGCAGCGGGAGCGAGCGTCGTCGTCAACGGCGATCCGCACGCGCAGCAGGTGGACTCGCTCCGCCTCGCGCTCCGCGCGCTGCCGGACGACGCCGCGGCCGCCGCGGTGCTGCCCGTGGACGTGCCGTTCGTCCAGCCCCCGACGATCGCGGGCCTGCTCGCCGCGTTCCGCGCCGCCACGGCGCTCATCGTGCGGCCCACGCACCGCGGCGAGCCCGGCCACCCCACGCTGTTCGCGCGCGCGTTGTTCGCGGAGCTCGCTGCCCGCGGGCTGCCGCACGGCGCGCGCACGGTGGTCGAGGCCCACGCGACAGAGACACTGGACATCGAGGTCGAAGACGCCGGCGTCACGCAGGATCTGGACACGCCGGAGGACCTCGCACGCTACGGAGACGTGCGTTGGACGACGTCCTGA
- a CDS encoding aldo/keto reductase — protein MSGPASPAAATAAYATRHAARCAPGPWRTLAGLTVSSIGLGTDLGECDAGDDERYEAAALACLAGGVNLLDTAINDRCQRSERALGRALRRAVQQGVVARDEVVVCTKGGHTPFDGVPPRSSREYIEYVRQHFLAPGSCRPEDLVGGNHCLAPGFLRAQVERSRANLGVQRIDVYDLHNPETQLRSVDRAAFLACIRAAFELLESLCDAGWIGVYGTATWDGYRVLPEAREHLSLRTLVALAREVGGEAHRFRAVQVPYNVVMPEAALAETQEGAPDEGAAPTHQWGVPRPRRQPLLEAAADLGIAVVASATLMRSRLARTLPLELRSAFIDLRTDAQRALHFARSTPGVTAALVGMRDPAHVRDNLELVRVPPPVEAAKRLIGR, from the coding sequence ATGAGCGGCCCGGCCTCGCCCGCCGCCGCCACCGCCGCCTACGCCACCCGCCACGCAGCCCGATGCGCCCCCGGCCCCTGGCGCACGCTGGCGGGCCTCACGGTCTCGTCCATCGGCCTGGGCACCGACCTCGGCGAGTGTGACGCGGGAGACGACGAGCGCTACGAAGCCGCCGCGCTCGCGTGCCTGGCCGGCGGCGTGAACCTGCTGGACACCGCCATCAACGACCGCTGCCAGCGCAGCGAGCGCGCCCTCGGCCGCGCACTGCGTCGCGCGGTCCAGCAAGGCGTCGTCGCACGCGACGAGGTCGTGGTCTGCACCAAGGGCGGCCACACCCCCTTCGACGGCGTGCCGCCCCGCTCGTCTCGCGAGTACATCGAGTACGTGCGCCAGCACTTCCTCGCGCCGGGCTCGTGCAGGCCGGAAGACCTCGTCGGCGGCAACCACTGCCTCGCCCCCGGCTTCCTGCGCGCGCAGGTCGAGCGCAGCCGCGCCAACCTCGGCGTGCAGAGGATCGACGTCTATGACCTCCACAACCCGGAGACGCAGCTCCGCTCCGTGGACCGCGCCGCGTTCCTGGCGTGCATCCGCGCGGCGTTCGAGCTGCTCGAGTCGCTGTGCGACGCAGGCTGGATCGGCGTCTACGGCACGGCGACATGGGACGGATACCGTGTCCTCCCAGAAGCGCGCGAGCACCTATCGCTCCGTACCCTCGTCGCGCTGGCCCGCGAGGTCGGCGGCGAGGCGCACCGGTTCCGCGCCGTGCAGGTGCCGTACAACGTCGTCATGCCCGAGGCCGCGCTGGCCGAGACCCAGGAGGGTGCGCCGGACGAAGGGGCTGCGCCGACGCACCAGTGGGGCGTTCCTCGCCCGCGTCGGCAGCCGCTCCTCGAGGCGGCCGCGGACCTGGGCATCGCCGTCGTCGCCAGTGCGACCCTGATGCGGTCGCGCCTCGCGCGGACGCTGCCGCTGGAGCTGCGCAGCGCGTTCATCGACCTGCGTACGGACGCCCAGCGCGCGCTCCACTTCGCGCGCTCCACGCCCGGCGTCACCGCGGCGCTGGTGGGGATGAGGGATCCCGCCCACGTGCGGGACAACCTCGAGCTCGTCCGCGTCCCGCCCCCGGTCGAGGCAGCCAAACGACTGATCGGCCGCTAG